In one window of Spartinivicinus marinus DNA:
- a CDS encoding DUF4123 domain-containing protein: MTPCDDIKTAIEVQLDQNENLAIYILFDPAASESLPGELFLKEEQPNYHLLFMETELSKLVDASPYLVKVSPDSPFLKWCIEQAEAANNHLFPIIYLSSHSIENQLNHWRSLLKVNTPEGEAMLFRFADPRVLFAYLGASKPEQQQLLLGPVEALYIQAEANTWLNLNNVAGADFQLNPELTMPWLKLTDQQVDAFEIQAQLNLSWQIVQHLKEQHMDLVEEQTDHDLQEMTYKGLQKAAKYGLTDEVDLISFVVMMFVVAPNFAEQPAIKARLTDESIPEDERFEYMVESTTEEEWEAAVEAYDIEAWD, from the coding sequence ATGACCCCATGTGATGATATTAAAACAGCCATTGAAGTTCAGTTGGATCAAAATGAAAACCTGGCTATTTATATATTGTTTGATCCCGCTGCCAGTGAATCACTACCTGGTGAGTTGTTTTTAAAAGAGGAGCAACCAAACTACCACTTATTGTTTATGGAAACAGAGCTTTCCAAGCTGGTAGATGCCTCGCCTTATTTAGTTAAGGTTTCCCCTGATAGCCCGTTTTTAAAGTGGTGCATTGAACAAGCAGAGGCCGCTAATAATCATTTATTTCCTATAATTTATTTGTCTTCACACTCAATTGAAAACCAGTTAAATCACTGGCGAAGCCTACTTAAAGTGAATACTCCAGAAGGTGAAGCGATGTTATTTCGCTTTGCTGATCCACGTGTTTTATTTGCTTATTTAGGAGCCAGCAAACCAGAGCAACAGCAGCTACTCTTAGGCCCAGTTGAAGCGTTATATATTCAGGCAGAAGCCAATACCTGGCTTAACCTGAATAATGTCGCTGGGGCTGATTTTCAATTAAATCCAGAGCTAACCATGCCTTGGTTAAAACTGACTGATCAGCAAGTCGATGCATTTGAGATTCAGGCACAATTAAATTTATCCTGGCAAATTGTTCAGCATTTAAAAGAACAACACATGGATTTAGTTGAAGAACAAACTGATCATGATCTACAAGAAATGACTTATAAAGGGCTACAAAAAGCTGCTAAATATGGACTAACGGATGAAGTGGACTTAATTAGCTTTGTAGTGATGATGTTTGTCGTGGCTCCGAATTTTGCAGAACAGCCAGCGATTAAGGCCAGGCTTACTGATGAGTCGATTCCTGAAGATGAGCGGTTTGAATATATGGTAGAAAGCACGACAGAAGAGGAGTGGGAGGCGGCAGTGGAGGCATATGATATTGAAGCATGGGATTAA
- a CDS encoding RHS repeat-associated core domain-containing protein, whose protein sequence is MNVKLALANAEKELATLEKAKASEMAIAAVDVAGLIDPTPASDLVGASMSFARGDFLGGALSLVSVIPYVGDAIAKPLKAGRTASKVLKIGKKIAKMRARIKQLKKLEKVAEIAAQKAGKVIGQISDQVGNVAGQVGKVANQAEQAVGKAASKMSGMVGDALGKVKGQFKKQKKGKCESCDFNAKQSKQQKAAAAKQKPDVKTNKASGENGNGQKVPSNNKTCTNGCPISMVAGEELLEQTDFVLSGPLSFSWNRTYRTSNNKAAELGTGWTTLLGEKLQQAGSQLFYFNQEGRSIPLPIPPANGQSYNQTEKLQVLDLGNDLISIISQQGPEKIFRLTGSASNKQGQLVGIRDNCDNTIQITHGNDEQPTKLTTSWGQAAWFYHDPQGRIIAITRGQDSDTPPDTQPVVQYQYDSHGDLVAVLDALGHGEKYAYNNHIIIQRTLKSGFSFYFEWDQYTPQGKCVRNWGDNGIYDYQFAWFPEENRSTATDSRGAITQYSYNDNGQIISETDPLGGVTEHQYDDAGNVVSTVDPADNTTLYEYNLDGLLIKVTDPEGNIHAIEYDDEGRPTTLTDPLGNHWSRQYDERGLLVKTLDPEANQTQIDYNALGLPVQITDAMGNARQLQWNEQAQLVSQTDAEGQITQYRYDQLGQVVASQDSQGAQTYYQYDALGQPIAAQLPNGKQIKLAYNPAGQLTAFTDEVGRTTKYEYEGLAQVKKRIDPAGQVFEYFYDTERNLTGLKNENGETYQLIYDLNENLIQEVGFDGREQHYEYNKSGQLIKHIDGPRLPTSEPKTADATETTSTTESPDQPSIPITEFKRNKLGLLLEKQTSDGEVSTFQYDAAGRLTEANNNHRKLSFTYNALGLLTEESQDSQTISHGYDPLGNRTSTTLPDGQSINYRYTPDGLFTDVALNGQLITQVRRDNQGREVNRIQGVVESQFEYDIMGRLTRHRVGSRETRQLIIQREYGYDNAGNLALIKDLKKGETQFQYDALDRLTVVNGMIKESFAHDPAGTILAQTDQPNGHSQGNRLLFQGDRHFAYDSRGNLTAEKRGKHGKLVTRYTYNHANQLIKVENASQTTEFTYDALGRRISKKNSFGETQFLWNGDVLLSETRENIHKTYLYEPESFRPLALVQDNQVYFYHLDQLGTPQEISDARGSIVWSVQYRAYGSVVRKQVEHIQNNLRFQGQYFDEETGLHYNRHRYYDPGLGRFINQDPIGLDGGDNLYQYTPSPIAWTDPLGLSGKPSLPSRVLLENDKLRVVHNYHDIVREHADPIHFHVEDTKGKTVAKIKANGEILESNKGLSKSLNKSLGELLEPTKAGNTAINKLRNAEKRIAKFIRFNGGKVGGRPFKAGKRGLPSYMRDC, encoded by the coding sequence ATGAATGTTAAACTAGCACTTGCCAATGCTGAAAAGGAATTAGCGACATTAGAAAAAGCCAAAGCTTCAGAAATGGCTATTGCTGCTGTGGATGTGGCTGGTTTGATAGACCCAACACCTGCCTCTGATTTGGTGGGGGCGAGTATGAGTTTTGCTCGTGGGGATTTTTTAGGTGGTGCTTTATCGTTGGTATCTGTTATCCCTTATGTGGGAGATGCTATTGCTAAGCCCTTAAAAGCAGGACGTACGGCGAGTAAAGTATTAAAAATTGGCAAGAAAATAGCCAAAATGCGAGCTCGAATTAAACAGTTAAAAAAACTGGAAAAAGTGGCAGAAATTGCTGCGCAAAAAGCCGGTAAAGTGATTGGGCAAATTTCTGATCAAGTAGGTAATGTGGCAGGGCAGGTTGGCAAGGTTGCTAATCAAGCCGAGCAAGCTGTAGGAAAAGCAGCCAGTAAAATGAGCGGTATGGTGGGCGATGCTTTGGGTAAAGTCAAAGGCCAATTCAAAAAGCAGAAAAAAGGCAAATGTGAATCCTGTGACTTTAACGCTAAGCAATCTAAACAACAAAAAGCCGCTGCAGCCAAACAAAAACCCGACGTAAAAACCAATAAAGCCTCGGGTGAAAACGGTAATGGCCAAAAAGTCCCCAGCAATAATAAAACCTGCACCAATGGTTGCCCAATCAGTATGGTGGCAGGTGAAGAGTTGCTTGAACAAACGGATTTTGTCTTAAGTGGGCCATTATCATTTAGTTGGAATCGCACCTACCGCACCAGTAATAATAAAGCGGCCGAATTAGGCACAGGCTGGACCACCCTATTAGGTGAAAAGCTTCAACAAGCAGGTAGCCAACTGTTTTATTTCAATCAGGAAGGCCGTTCAATCCCCTTACCCATACCACCAGCCAATGGTCAAAGTTACAACCAAACGGAAAAACTACAGGTACTTGATTTAGGTAACGATTTAATTTCGATTATCTCTCAGCAAGGCCCAGAAAAAATCTTCCGCTTAACCGGCAGTGCTTCAAACAAGCAGGGTCAATTAGTGGGAATCCGGGATAACTGTGATAATACTATTCAAATTACCCATGGTAATGATGAACAACCCACTAAACTGACCACTAGTTGGGGACAAGCCGCCTGGTTTTATCATGACCCGCAAGGCCGGATTATTGCTATTACCCGAGGGCAGGATAGCGACACCCCACCAGATACCCAACCTGTCGTGCAATATCAGTATGACAGCCATGGTGATTTAGTAGCAGTGTTGGATGCCCTAGGCCATGGGGAAAAATACGCTTATAACAACCACATTATTATTCAGCGTACTTTAAAAAGCGGCTTTAGTTTTTATTTTGAGTGGGATCAATACACCCCTCAAGGTAAATGTGTTCGCAACTGGGGTGATAATGGCATTTATGATTATCAATTCGCCTGGTTTCCAGAAGAAAATCGCAGCACGGCCACCGACAGTCGTGGTGCCATTACCCAATATAGCTATAACGACAATGGCCAGATCATCAGTGAAACTGACCCGCTAGGCGGCGTGACTGAACACCAATATGATGATGCCGGTAATGTCGTCAGCACCGTTGATCCAGCTGATAATACCACCCTTTACGAATACAACCTGGATGGCTTGCTGATTAAAGTCACTGACCCAGAAGGTAACATCCACGCGATTGAATATGACGATGAAGGTCGGCCAACCACATTAACAGACCCATTAGGCAACCATTGGAGCCGTCAATACGACGAGCGAGGGCTATTAGTCAAAACCCTTGATCCAGAAGCCAACCAAACTCAAATTGATTACAACGCCCTTGGCCTGCCTGTGCAAATCACCGATGCCATGGGTAATGCACGGCAGTTACAGTGGAATGAACAAGCACAATTAGTCAGCCAAACCGATGCCGAAGGCCAAATCACCCAATACCGTTATGATCAGCTTGGGCAGGTAGTCGCCAGCCAAGACAGCCAGGGAGCCCAAACTTACTATCAATATGATGCTCTTGGTCAGCCAATTGCTGCACAATTACCCAATGGCAAACAGATTAAACTGGCGTATAACCCCGCAGGACAGCTTACCGCTTTTACTGATGAAGTGGGGCGTACCACAAAGTATGAATATGAAGGGCTAGCACAGGTTAAAAAACGCATTGACCCTGCTGGCCAAGTGTTTGAGTATTTTTATGATACCGAGCGTAACCTAACTGGCCTCAAAAACGAAAATGGTGAAACCTATCAACTGATTTATGATTTAAATGAAAATCTAATTCAAGAAGTGGGTTTTGATGGCCGTGAGCAACATTATGAATACAACAAATCTGGTCAGCTAATAAAACATATCGACGGACCAAGACTTCCAACCAGCGAACCTAAAACAGCGGACGCAACAGAAACAACAAGCACAACAGAAAGCCCCGATCAGCCTAGTATCCCCATCACCGAATTTAAACGCAATAAACTGGGACTACTGCTTGAAAAACAAACCAGTGATGGTGAAGTTAGCACATTTCAATACGATGCTGCCGGGCGCTTGACTGAAGCCAATAATAATCATCGTAAACTCAGCTTTACCTATAATGCCCTTGGCTTACTCACCGAAGAAAGCCAAGATAGTCAAACTATCAGCCACGGTTACGACCCATTGGGTAACCGCACTAGCACTACTCTGCCCGATGGGCAAAGCATCAATTACCGCTATACGCCAGATGGTTTATTTACGGATGTCGCCTTAAACGGCCAGCTGATCACCCAGGTAAGGCGTGATAACCAAGGCCGAGAAGTCAATCGTATTCAAGGGGTAGTCGAAAGCCAGTTTGAATACGACATTATGGGAAGACTCACCCGCCATCGAGTCGGTAGCCGAGAAACACGGCAGTTAATCATCCAACGGGAATACGGATACGACAATGCGGGTAACCTAGCCTTAATCAAAGACTTAAAAAAAGGCGAAACTCAGTTTCAATACGATGCTTTAGATCGGTTAACTGTCGTCAATGGCATGATAAAAGAAAGCTTTGCCCACGACCCAGCAGGTACTATTTTAGCGCAAACCGATCAGCCAAACGGCCATTCCCAAGGTAACCGCCTATTATTTCAAGGAGATCGCCATTTTGCCTACGACAGTCGTGGTAATTTAACCGCCGAAAAACGGGGCAAGCATGGCAAACTGGTCACCCGCTATACCTATAATCACGCAAACCAACTGATTAAAGTTGAAAACGCCAGCCAAACTACTGAGTTTACATACGATGCACTCGGACGAAGAATCAGTAAAAAAAACAGCTTTGGTGAAACCCAATTCCTCTGGAATGGCGATGTTCTGCTCTCAGAAACAAGAGAGAACATCCATAAAACCTACCTATATGAACCAGAGTCTTTTCGACCACTTGCGTTAGTACAAGATAATCAGGTTTATTTCTATCACCTGGATCAATTAGGCACACCCCAGGAAATCAGCGACGCCAGAGGTAGCATCGTTTGGTCCGTTCAATATCGGGCTTATGGCAGTGTTGTTAGAAAACAAGTTGAGCATATTCAAAACAACCTACGGTTTCAGGGCCAATATTTTGATGAAGAAACTGGCCTACACTACAACCGACACCGGTATTATGATCCAGGGTTAGGGCGGTTTATTAATCAGGATCCGATAGGGTTGGATGGCGGGGATAACTTATATCAATATACTCCTAGCCCCATTGCTTGGACTGATCCTTTAGGGTTAAGTGGCAAGCCATCACTGCCTAGTCGAGTGCTATTAGAAAATGACAAACTAAGAGTTGTACATAATTATCATGATATAGTACGAGAGCATGCAGACCCTATTCACTTTCATGTTGAGGATACAAAAGGAAAAACAGTTGCGAAAATTAAAGCTAATGGAGAAATTCTAGAATCGAATAAAGGGTTGAGTAAATCGTTGAACAAGTCACTTGGTGAGCTTCTTGAGCCTACTAAAGCAGGTAATACCGCTATTAATAAGTTGAGAAATGCAGAAAAAAGAATTGCGAAATTTATTCGGTTTAATGGCGGTAAAGTAGGTGGTCGACCATTTAAAGCTGGAAAGAGAGGGCTTCCAAGTTATATGAGAGATTGTTAA
- a CDS encoding RHS repeat domain-containing protein, producing MISDEIFGLGNIVWSVQYRAYGNVARKQVEHIQNNLRFQGQYFDEETGLHYNRHRYYDPGLGRFINQDPIGLLGGNNLYSYVQNPVHWIDPLGLASYVLIGEGQAAVEAYAKNMRKLRPNEEFRTIKKDWTSLMEKSGAVMERFGSKNWEIIANEANAQWIRDRHKEGYVFIDIGEYAAKHRSSFYKTELRTLEELDAKVYKGASKQIKKARAEAPVSQRPISKLDC from the coding sequence TTGATATCTGATGAAATATTCGGGCTAGGCAACATCGTCTGGTCCGTTCAATATCGCGCTTATGGTAATGTAGCGAGAAAACAAGTTGAGCATATCCAAAATAACCTACGGTTTCAGGGCCAATATTTTGATGAAGAAACCGGACTACACTACAACCGACACCGGTATTATGATCCAGGGTTAGGGCGGTTTATTAATCAGGATCCAATTGGGTTGTTAGGTGGTAATAATTTATATAGCTACGTTCAAAATCCTGTACATTGGATTGATCCTTTAGGGCTTGCAAGTTACGTACTCATAGGAGAGGGGCAAGCAGCAGTAGAAGCATATGCAAAAAATATGAGGAAACTCAGACCAAATGAAGAGTTTAGAACAATTAAGAAAGACTGGACATCTCTTATGGAAAAGTCTGGGGCGGTAATGGAAAGGTTTGGCTCAAAAAATTGGGAAATAATTGCAAATGAAGCAAATGCTCAGTGGATAAGAGATAGACATAAAGAAGGTTATGTATTTATTGATATAGGTGAATATGCTGCAAAACATAGAAGCTCATTTTATAAAACTGAGTTAAGAACTCTAGAAGAGTTGGATGCTAAGGTTTATAAGGGGGCATCTAAACAAATTAAAAAGGCGAGAGCTGAAGCCCCTGTAAGCCAAAGACCAATATCAAAATTAGATTGCTAA
- a CDS encoding VOC family protein has protein sequence MPKIFIFIPVDDAEIAKVFFVETLGFKQERDFFVPKCVESDEIGIRLQMDREIREKNRSQRRIAIFTYFLEKKFLSYCKKIRDQGVKFTLMCSHPGGYAACILDPFGNEIQIESESFDDKDLSIDPNDWPIYKRY, from the coding sequence ATGCCAAAGATATTTATATTTATTCCTGTGGATGATGCCGAAATTGCGAAAGTTTTTTTTGTTGAAACTTTGGGTTTTAAGCAAGAAAGAGACTTTTTTGTACCTAAATGTGTAGAAAGTGATGAAATTGGGATACGTCTACAAATGGATAGAGAAATAAGGGAAAAGAATAGAAGTCAAAGACGAATTGCCATATTTACATACTTTTTAGAAAAAAAATTTTTGTCATATTGTAAAAAAATAAGAGACCAGGGAGTAAAGTTTACATTAATGTGCTCTCATCCAGGTGGATATGCTGCCTGTATTCTTGATCCTTTCGGAAATGAAATACAGATAGAATCTGAAAGCTTTGATGATAAAGATCTAAGTATAGATCCAAATGATTGGCCTATATACAAGAGATATTAG
- a CDS encoding 2OG-Fe(II) oxygenase — translation MFIKHINEGIWTIDDFISGDQCVQLIEQAENIGFDEATLRTHNGYKSMPFVRNNERVFLNDPELAQQFWHILEQVELPVLNGCTAQCLSRQFRFYKYTPGQRFKMHKDGRLKEDGLESRLSFLIYLNDGYQGGDTLFRGFSVKPEAGKVLMFVHETWHEGEKLTEGTKYVLRTDVMYMSG, via the coding sequence ATGTTTATTAAGCATATTAATGAAGGAATCTGGACAATCGATGATTTTATATCAGGTGATCAATGTGTCCAGCTAATTGAACAAGCCGAAAATATTGGTTTTGACGAAGCCACTTTGCGAACCCACAATGGCTATAAATCCATGCCGTTTGTTCGGAATAACGAAAGGGTTTTTCTTAACGATCCTGAATTAGCTCAACAGTTCTGGCACATACTAGAGCAAGTTGAGCTTCCTGTATTGAATGGTTGTACTGCGCAATGCTTATCTCGTCAGTTTCGCTTTTACAAGTATACGCCAGGGCAGCGTTTCAAAATGCACAAAGATGGTCGTTTAAAGGAAGATGGCTTAGAAAGCCGGCTAAGTTTTCTAATCTATTTGAATGATGGCTATCAAGGAGGTGATACTCTCTTTCGTGGTTTTAGTGTTAAGCCGGAAGCAGGGAAGGTGCTGATGTTTGTCCACGAAACCTGGCATGAAGGAGAAAAATTAACGGAAGGTACGAAATATGTGCTAAGAACGGATGTGATGTATATGTCTGGATAA
- a CDS encoding substrate-binding periplasmic protein, translating into MLVKEKFIFFGLIGAVHFNVALGIELKTAFQSKAPPRYFIEDDNAKGICVDIIADLNKRLEKNNIKIVSINIDMPISRLKEYLKSGALDVFLCLSKNKDREKIYQYSTPLYKMQYTFAKLTTNSFEFNGENSLKGFAFGVLQGTNSAKRLGMVKGVTIFALHSIDQGYKMLLHKRIEAMFYHNLGLGWNIKKNNEFKGKIILVDNPFITKEQYMVFSQKVSKEVITKVEKALSTMYIDGAVSVIMENYGVAKY; encoded by the coding sequence ATGCTTGTCAAAGAGAAGTTCATCTTTTTTGGTCTTATTGGAGCGGTTCATTTTAATGTTGCACTAGGGATTGAACTAAAAACAGCATTTCAATCAAAAGCGCCTCCGAGATACTTTATAGAAGATGATAATGCAAAAGGCATTTGTGTTGATATTATAGCTGATCTGAATAAAAGACTTGAAAAGAATAATATAAAAATAGTATCAATCAATATAGATATGCCAATATCACGACTAAAGGAGTATTTGAAAAGTGGAGCGTTGGATGTGTTTTTGTGTCTTTCCAAAAATAAGGATAGGGAGAAAATCTACCAATATTCAACTCCTCTGTATAAGATGCAATATACATTTGCAAAACTAACTACAAATTCGTTTGAGTTTAATGGTGAAAACTCACTCAAAGGGTTCGCTTTTGGCGTATTACAAGGCACTAACTCTGCAAAGCGATTGGGAATGGTTAAAGGAGTAACTATTTTTGCATTGCACTCGATTGATCAAGGGTACAAGATGTTATTACATAAAAGGATTGAAGCAATGTTTTACCATAATCTTGGGTTGGGATGGAATATAAAAAAGAATAATGAATTTAAAGGTAAAATTATATTGGTTGATAATCCATTTATTACAAAAGAACAATATATGGTCTTTTCACAGAAGGTTTCGAAAGAGGTGATTACTAAAGTAGAGAAAGCCTTGAGTACAATGTATATAGATGGGGCAGTATCAGTAATAATGGAAAACTATGGTGTAGCAAAATATTAA
- a CDS encoding pentapeptide repeat-containing protein yields the protein MLQPKPIQHPLYELLQDEKIKEFNKKRAAGETCDFSGGHFRGLDLRGINADGLNFSGAYFRAADLRGVDLSNANIEGASFADAKISGVYFPKQVSPEEIRLSVDKGTRVRYR from the coding sequence ATGTTACAGCCCAAACCAATACAACATCCTTTGTATGAACTTCTACAGGATGAAAAGATTAAGGAGTTTAATAAAAAGCGAGCTGCTGGTGAAACATGTGACTTCTCAGGTGGACACTTTCGAGGGCTTGACTTGAGAGGTATAAATGCTGATGGTCTCAACTTTTCAGGCGCTTACTTTCGTGCTGCAGATCTAAGAGGGGTTGATCTTTCCAATGCCAATATAGAGGGTGCCAGTTTTGCTGATGCAAAAATATCAGGCGTTTACTTTCCCAAACAAGTAAGCCCTGAAGAAATTCGCCTATCTGTCGATAAAGGCACTCGTGTAAGGTATCGTTAA
- a CDS encoding alpha/beta fold hydrolase: MLNEKWLEIEGDKLYCLFSTYVDSQDTLVFIHGLGESHLCFSDAIDWLPNYNLVLFDMCGYGYSPASHISHSTETQAKRILKALKLLGIDKCFLLGHSWGGDTSTLVCQLDRNGIIQGFINAEGGLHEENVVLSKIISEQYSCLNEQEFDYWVKGNGFAKQFSLSWRHGAGIKYLSSVRRCESIVLGETASEIYSQHATQDSRGVVSWGRVYEELSIPKIYFWGSKSLEGCERALKFIKTLDNVRFEGANHWVQNEPSRFYAEVEKFISNAK; this comes from the coding sequence ATGCTCAATGAAAAATGGCTAGAGATTGAGGGTGACAAGCTTTATTGCTTATTCTCAACTTATGTAGACTCGCAAGATACCTTAGTGTTCATACATGGGTTGGGTGAGTCTCACTTATGCTTCTCTGATGCTATTGATTGGTTGCCTAACTACAATTTAGTTTTGTTTGATATGTGTGGTTATGGTTATTCTCCAGCCTCACATATTTCTCATAGTACAGAGACTCAAGCAAAGCGTATTTTAAAGGCACTTAAGCTGTTGGGTATTGATAAATGTTTTTTGTTGGGGCACTCATGGGGGGGAGATACTTCAACTTTGGTATGCCAGCTGGATAGAAATGGCATTATTCAAGGCTTTATCAATGCTGAAGGTGGGCTGCATGAAGAAAATGTTGTCTTATCTAAAATAATATCTGAGCAATATTCTTGTTTAAATGAACAGGAATTTGATTACTGGGTTAAAGGAAATGGTTTTGCAAAGCAGTTCTCACTTTCTTGGCGTCATGGTGCTGGAATAAAATACCTTTCTTCTGTCAGGCGCTGTGAATCTATTGTTTTGGGGGAAACCGCAAGTGAAATTTATTCTCAGCATGCAACTCAAGATAGTCGCGGTGTTGTCAGTTGGGGAAGAGTTTATGAGGAGCTTTCAATTCCCAAAATTTACTTCTGGGGTTCCAAAAGCCTTGAGGGTTGTGAGCGGGCTCTTAAGTTCATCAAAACGCTAGATAATGTTCGATTTGAAGGGGCTAATCATTGGGTGCAAAACGAACCATCCAGGTTTTATGCTGAAGTTGAAAAATTTATATCAAATGCAAAGTAG
- a CDS encoding NF038104 family lipoprotein, which translates to MISKKSVTNILALALVTTLLNGCVSTIIGTAVDATIEVAKVPFKVGGAVIDVVSDDEDEDDD; encoded by the coding sequence ATGATATCTAAAAAATCAGTTACCAATATACTGGCTTTAGCTTTAGTCACTACTCTATTGAATGGCTGTGTGAGTACAATTATAGGTACTGCTGTTGATGCCACTATTGAAGTTGCTAAGGTTCCATTCAAAGTAGGTGGTGCTGTAATTGATGTAGTGAGTGATGATGAAGACGAAGATGATGATTAA
- a CDS encoding HDOD domain-containing protein produces MATALEFAQKAGELFTLPDIVIRLQDLIESDSATVDDISEVVMLDPALTAKILKLANSPLYNFSAQIDTVSRAISVIGMAELFNLALATSAVSSVSENVKDVDIDYFWQVGVHCGLIGRELASACKVRKKEKLFVAGLLHDIGQLVALENNAELTQQVLMDTSGEMPWKKQQEVFGFSWAECGAELLKLWKLPADLWIPVAEQHALAATGNKEQDLFAAIIHIASRAANQTLMTTLPAEKHLDYTATIAEIAWQTTGLQEEQLAEAVGFAQMEAINVISIICPSSAAVI; encoded by the coding sequence ATGGCCACTGCGCTGGAATTTGCACAGAAAGCAGGTGAACTATTTACATTACCTGATATTGTGATTCGTCTTCAGGACTTGATTGAGAGCGACAGTGCTACTGTAGATGATATTTCTGAAGTAGTCATGTTAGATCCTGCGCTTACGGCTAAAATTTTAAAATTGGCGAATAGCCCGTTATATAATTTTTCTGCTCAAATTGACACAGTTTCTCGGGCTATTTCCGTTATTGGAATGGCAGAGTTATTCAACCTAGCTTTAGCTACCTCAGCGGTATCCTCGGTTTCAGAGAATGTAAAAGACGTTGATATAGATTACTTCTGGCAAGTAGGGGTTCATTGTGGCTTGATAGGTAGAGAACTTGCCTCTGCCTGTAAAGTTAGAAAAAAAGAGAAATTGTTTGTTGCTGGACTACTGCATGATATAGGGCAATTAGTAGCTTTAGAGAATAATGCTGAACTTACCCAACAGGTATTGATGGATACTAGTGGTGAAATGCCATGGAAAAAGCAGCAAGAAGTGTTTGGCTTTAGTTGGGCTGAATGCGGAGCGGAGCTTCTTAAATTATGGAAGCTTCCAGCAGACTTGTGGATACCAGTTGCTGAGCAGCATGCATTAGCTGCAACTGGTAATAAAGAGCAGGATTTATTTGCTGCAATTATTCATATTGCTAGTAGAGCAGCTAATCAAACGTTGATGACAACATTACCAGCAGAAAAACATTTGGATTATACGGCAACTATCGCTGAAATAGCTTGGCAAACGACAGGTTTGCAAGAAGAGCAGTTAGCCGAGGCTGTAGGGTTTGCTCAAATGGAAGCGATCAATGTGATTAGTATTATCTGCCCATCCAGTGCAGCAGTCATCTAG